The DNA sequence CGACCTCATCGATGTCCCAACACCAGAGCCACAAGACGACCAAGTCCTGATTAAGGTTCTGACAGCTGGTGTCAATCCTCTAGATAATATGATCACCCGTGGGGAGGTCAAGATGATTGTTCCCTACAAGACCCCTTTGATCGCTGGTAATGAAGTGGTTGGTATCATTGAGCAGGTCGGCAGTAAGGTGAGCGATTTTAACCTTGGTGACCGTGTCTTTGGGCGTTTGCCGCTGGACAGTATCGGTGCTTTTGCCGAATACGTGGCAGTAGATGTAGCAGCCCTTGCCAAAGTGCCTGACTATTTGACTGACGAAGAAGCCGCTGGTGTCCCACTGACTGCTCTGACCATTATGCAGGCTCTTGATTTGATGGGGGCCAAAGCAGGGCAGACTCTCTTTATCTCTGGCGGAACCGGCGGTGTCGGTGCCATGGCGATTCCCCTAGCCAAGGCCAAGGGCTTAACCGTTATCACTAATGGCGGAGCTGATAGTCGTGATCGTGTTCTTGAACTTGGTGCGGATCAATTTTTGGATTACAAGACACAGAATTATACAGAGCTCTTGTCAAATATTGACTTGGTCTTAGATACGCTAGGTAGTTCTGAAACGGAGAAACAGATGACCATCATGAAGCAGGGCGGACATTTGGTGTCTCTGCGGGCCATGCCCAACGGCAGCTTTGCTAAACGCATGAACCTCCCCAAATACAAACAAGTTCTCTTTGCCCAAGCTGGTCGTAAATTCGATAAAATGGCTGATAAATATGGGGTTCACTATGATTTTATCTTCGTTGAAAGCAATGGCAAACAGTTGCAGGAAGTGGCAGATATCTTCACCGAGCGTCAAATCAAGCCATCGGTGGATACGGTCTTTGCCTTTTCAGATATCAATAAGGCTTTGGACAAGGTTGCTAATGGTCGCTCACGCGGAAAAACAGTTCTCAGCATGAAAGGGTAAAACTCATGGCCTATTTAGAAACGAAAAATCAATATATAACCGTTAAAGGAATGAAAATCGCCTACCGTGAAATCGGTAAAGGCAAATCTGAACGTCCCTTGGTGATGCTGGTTCACTTAGCCGCTACCATGGATAATTGGGATCCCAAGCTGATCGATCTTTTAACGAAGCGGCAGCATGTTGTTCTACTTGATTTACCCGGTGTTGGGTCAAGCGGAGGGAAGGTCGCCACGACCATTTCAGGCATGGCTGAGCAGGTGATTGCTATCGTCAAGACCATGGGCTACTCTAGTATCAATCTTTTGGGACTGTCTATGGGAGGCATGATAGCCCAAGAAGTGGTACGTCTTGCACCAAATCTGGTCCAACGCCTAATTCTTGTAGGAACTGGCCACCGAGGCGGTGTCGGTATTGATAAGGTGACATCAATAACCTTTCGTTACATGGCGCGTGCTAGTTTCCACCGTGTGGACCCTAAACGTTATATTTTTTACGGCCATGATGATAAGGGTAAAATAGAAGCCGATAAGGTTCTTAGTCGTCTAGACAGTCGTGAAAAAGCTTATGCCGATAAGGCGATGGCTGTGCCGTCCTTCTTACGTCAATTAAAAGCAATCAAAGCTTGGGGCAAGTCAGCAGAGGACGACCTGAGCTTTATCAGCCAACCGACCTTGATTGTCAATGGTGACAAGGACATGATGGTGCCTACGGAAAATTCTTATATCATGAACGATAAGATTAGTAACAGCCAGCTCATCATCTTCCCAAATGCAGGTCACGGCTCACTCTTTCAGTATGCCGACCAATTTGCCAAGGACTTAGAAGAATTCCTAGGAGATTAAGATGACTAAAACCATCCTCATCACCGGCTCAACCGACAGTATCGGCAAGCACTTAGCAACAAAGCTAGCCAGCCAAGGCCATGAGATTGTCTTATATGGTCGCAATTCAAAGAATTGCAGGGAATGGTTCAGGAAATCGAAGAGAAGACAGAGAATACTAGACCTCATGCCTATTTAACTGATTTGTCCAAGTGATTACAAAAAGAAAATGGGTATCTTAATAGGGGGGGCATTCCGTGATTATGACTGCATGAAATGGAGCTAAACCGGTTGAAATTCTATTGTTTAGTCAAGGCTA is a window from the Streptococcus criceti HS-6 genome containing:
- a CDS encoding SDR family NAD(P)-dependent oxidoreductase; protein product: MTKTILITGSTDSIGKHLATKLASQGHEIVLYGRNSKNCREWFRKSKRRQRILDLMPI
- a CDS encoding NADP-dependent oxidoreductase is translated as MKAAQLNAYNKNNLNLDLIDVPTPEPQDDQVLIKVLTAGVNPLDNMITRGEVKMIVPYKTPLIAGNEVVGIIEQVGSKVSDFNLGDRVFGRLPLDSIGAFAEYVAVDVAALAKVPDYLTDEEAAGVPLTALTIMQALDLMGAKAGQTLFISGGTGGVGAMAIPLAKAKGLTVITNGGADSRDRVLELGADQFLDYKTQNYTELLSNIDLVLDTLGSSETEKQMTIMKQGGHLVSLRAMPNGSFAKRMNLPKYKQVLFAQAGRKFDKMADKYGVHYDFIFVESNGKQLQEVADIFTERQIKPSVDTVFAFSDINKALDKVANGRSRGKTVLSMKG
- a CDS encoding alpha/beta fold hydrolase, whose product is MAYLETKNQYITVKGMKIAYREIGKGKSERPLVMLVHLAATMDNWDPKLIDLLTKRQHVVLLDLPGVGSSGGKVATTISGMAEQVIAIVKTMGYSSINLLGLSMGGMIAQEVVRLAPNLVQRLILVGTGHRGGVGIDKVTSITFRYMARASFHRVDPKRYIFYGHDDKGKIEADKVLSRLDSREKAYADKAMAVPSFLRQLKAIKAWGKSAEDDLSFISQPTLIVNGDKDMMVPTENSYIMNDKISNSQLIIFPNAGHGSLFQYADQFAKDLEEFLGD